Sequence from the Deltaproteobacteria bacterium genome:
GAAGGCGACCAAGATAAACGAGAAGACAATGAATGAAATGAACTTGATCCGCTCGGCAACACATCCCGACACGATCGTGGCCGCCGTTCCGGCAAAGACCAGCTGAAAGAAAAATTTCGCGTAGAGCGGTATGCCGGTCCAGGCAATGGAGGAATAGGCCCCCTGATAGGCATCCCCCGTCGCCGGCGAATTGTCGGCCCCACCGATAAACCACAACCCTTCACCTCCGGCAAAACCGGTTCCGTTGCCGAACATGATCCCCCAACCGACGACATAGAAGGCCACGCTGGAAATGGCAAAAACAATGAAATTTTTTGCCAGAATATTCGCGGCATTCTTGCTCCGGCAAAGCCCGGCTTCAACCATCGCAAAACCGGCGTTCATCCAGAACACCAGAAAAGCGGTGACCAACGTCCAGACCGTATCCAGCGCAATTTTCAAATCCCCCACCTCCTGCGACCAGCTGACCGCCGGCGACATGAGAATGAGAAAAGTCAAAAACAAAAATAGTTTCCGTCGCATAGGACTTTCTCCTTTTCTTCAATTTTTTGTGAAAGACAAATAAACACACCACCCCTTTAAGGGACTACCCTCCTCCAGATTGGGGAGAGGGGAGCAAGTTCTGTGCCAAATACAGAAAAGAGTCAACTCCATAATTTGGCTTCCGATTTAATTTTAGACAGATGGATTCAAGAGACCAAGATTTATGCACCTGCCGAATATTTGGGCATTCGCTCTTTCGATTTGATCGCGGCATATCGTCGTGTTATGCCAAAACTTAAAATGGCTCACATTATTATTGACGGTTACAACCTGATCCGCCGCTCACATTCGTTGAGCCGGGCGGAGGCGGTTGACTTGGAGCGCGGACGGCTGGAGCTTTTGAAAAAACTTGCCGCTTGGCGGCAGACAAAGCATCACGCCGTCACCGTGGTGTTTGACGCAGGGGAGACGTTAAACCTTTCGGTTGAAGAGGATCGCTTTGCCGGAATTCGCATCCTCTACAGCAAGGGAGGCCAGACCGCCGACAGCGTAATGATTGATCTCGCCCGGAAATTAAGGGAGCAGGCGATTGTCGTCA
This genomic interval carries:
- a CDS encoding NYN domain-containing protein, whose product is MAHIIIDGYNLIRRSHSLSRAEAVDLERGRLELLKKLAAWRQTKHHAVTVVFDAGETLNLSVEEDRFAGIRILYSKGGQTADSVMIDLARKLREQAIVVSSDNEILQAAKRSGCSFLLAEEFERKLNAVGASANKSWRTPLPETDRDRPDENRPLNKRWMTMKKGPAKRLPKAKRRAMARLRDL